One genomic region from Gammaproteobacteria bacterium encodes:
- the tkt gene encoding transketolase, translating into MPASPLPDPALSRLAVDAVRVLSMDAVQKANSGHPGAPMGLAPVGYLLWTRHLRHNPANPEWSNRDRFVLSAGHASMLIYSLLHLTGYDLPLEEIRQFRQWGSRTPGHPEYGHTVGVETTTGPLGQGVANSVGMALAERWLAHRFNRPGHAVVDHHTWALCSDGDLMEGISHEAAEFAGHQRLGKLIWVFDDNQVTIDGGTDLSCSTDHEQRFRSYGWDVRRVDDGTDLAALDAAVAGARAETERPSLVVVRTTIGYGSPGKAGSSSSHGAPLGVEEVGATKRNLGYPSGDPFHVEAEALAHWRETAARGAGLEEEWRGRWEAYRAEHPAAAEELRAALAGELPADWDADIPDLSAPPKPLATRVYSGQVLQGLGRRIPNLLGGSADLAGSNKTTLPWEDNLLAGTPGARTIHFGVREHAMGGILNGLALHGGVRPYGGTFLIFSDYMRPSIRLAALMHVPVTYVFTHDSIGVGEDGPTHQPIEQLMSLRAIPGVLDLRPGDGPETAEAWRAALAYAGGPSFLALTRQAVAIIDRDEAAPASGLHRGGYVLLEADGGDPEAILIASGSEVGVAVQARAVLQAEGVPTRVVSLPSWFLFSRQPQGYRDEVLPPEVRARVSVEAGTTADWTRWTGDRGASVGIDHFGASAPGAVLFEKFGITTEAVVAKARALARVPEPVPG; encoded by the coding sequence ATGCCCGCTTCCCCGCTTCCTGACCCCGCACTCTCGCGGCTCGCCGTCGACGCCGTGCGCGTGCTCTCCATGGACGCCGTGCAGAAGGCCAACTCCGGGCATCCGGGGGCTCCGATGGGGTTGGCGCCGGTGGGGTATCTGCTCTGGACCCGGCACCTGCGCCACAACCCGGCGAACCCGGAGTGGAGCAACAGAGACCGCTTCGTGCTGTCGGCGGGGCACGCGTCGATGCTCATCTACTCGCTGCTGCATCTGACCGGATACGACCTGCCGCTGGAGGAGATCCGGCAGTTCCGGCAGTGGGGTTCACGCACACCCGGGCACCCGGAATACGGGCACACGGTGGGAGTCGAGACCACTACCGGCCCGCTCGGTCAGGGAGTGGCGAATTCGGTGGGGATGGCGCTCGCCGAGCGCTGGCTGGCGCACCGGTTCAACCGGCCCGGGCACGCCGTGGTGGACCATCACACCTGGGCGCTCTGCTCCGACGGCGACCTCATGGAGGGGATCTCGCACGAGGCGGCGGAGTTCGCCGGACACCAGCGTCTGGGCAAGCTGATCTGGGTGTTCGACGACAATCAGGTCACCATCGACGGCGGGACGGACCTCTCCTGCTCCACCGACCACGAGCAGCGCTTCCGCTCGTACGGGTGGGACGTGCGCCGGGTGGACGACGGCACCGACCTGGCCGCTCTCGACGCGGCGGTCGCGGGGGCAAGGGCGGAGACGGAGCGGCCTTCCCTGGTGGTCGTGCGCACCACCATCGGGTACGGCAGCCCCGGCAAGGCGGGGTCGTCGTCGTCGCACGGCGCGCCGCTGGGGGTGGAGGAGGTGGGCGCCACCAAGCGCAACCTGGGCTACCCGTCCGGCGACCCCTTCCACGTGGAGGCGGAAGCGCTGGCGCACTGGCGGGAGACGGCGGCGCGGGGGGCGGGGCTGGAGGAGGAGTGGCGGGGCCGGTGGGAGGCCTACCGGGCGGAGCATCCGGCCGCGGCCGAGGAGCTGCGGGCGGCCCTGGCGGGCGAGCTGCCGGCCGACTGGGACGCGGACATCCCCGACCTGAGCGCGCCGCCGAAGCCGCTCGCGACCCGCGTGTACTCCGGGCAGGTGCTTCAGGGACTGGGCCGGCGCATCCCCAACCTGCTGGGCGGCTCGGCCGACCTGGCCGGCTCCAACAAGACCACTCTGCCCTGGGAGGACAACCTGCTCGCCGGGACGCCGGGCGCGCGCACCATCCATTTCGGCGTCCGCGAGCACGCCATGGGCGGCATCCTGAACGGGCTGGCCCTGCACGGCGGCGTGCGCCCGTACGGGGGCACCTTCCTCATCTTCTCGGACTACATGCGCCCGTCGATCCGGCTGGCGGCGCTCATGCATGTGCCGGTCACCTACGTGTTCACCCACGACAGCATCGGCGTGGGCGAGGACGGCCCCACCCACCAGCCCATCGAGCAGCTGATGTCACTGCGCGCGATCCCGGGCGTGCTCGACCTGCGACCCGGCGACGGGCCCGAGACGGCGGAGGCGTGGCGGGCGGCGCTCGCGTACGCCGGCGGGCCCAGCTTCCTGGCGCTCACCCGCCAGGCGGTGGCGATCATCGACCGCGACGAGGCGGCCCCCGCGAGCGGGCTGCACCGCGGCGGCTACGTCCTGCTGGAAGCGGACGGCGGCGACCCGGAGGCGATCCTCATCGCGAGCGGCTCCGAGGTGGGGGTTGCCGTGCAGGCGCGCGCGGTGCTCCAGGCGGAGGGCGTGCCAACGCGGGTGGTCTCGCTTCCCAGTTGGTTCCTTTTCTCCCGTCAGCCGCAGGGTTACCGCGACGAGGTGCTTCCTCCGGAGGTCAGGGCGCGCGTGTCAGTGGAAGCAGGAACCACGGCCGACTGGACCCGCTGGACCGGCGACCGCGGCGCCTCGGTGGGCATCGACCAC